The following DNA comes from Candidatus Eremiobacterota bacterium.
CGATCACTTGACGGGTCCTCCGCGCCGGGCCGGCAGGAGTTGTCCGCCGGGCCGGGCCGGCAGGAGTTGTCCGCCGGCCGCGACGATGCTACCCGCGAACATGCCGCTCTCGGACGACGGGGCCGCCCTGCGTTTGAAGGACGACGATGACGTCGCCGTCGCGCTGCGGCCGCTCGCGCCCGGCGACACCGTCCGGTTCGCCGGCGGCGCGCCGGCGGTCAGCCTCGCGTCGGAGATACCGACGGGTCACAAGTTCGCCACGCGGCCGATCCCCGCCGGCGCACTGATCCGCAAGTACGGGCAGGTGATCGGGCGCGCGAGCGCGCCGATCGGCGCGGGCGAGCACGTGCACGTGCACAACGTCGAAGGGACGCGCGGCCGCGGCGACCTCGAGGAAGCGGTACGATGAGCGCTGCCTCCGCGGCCAAGACGTTCATGGGCTACCGGCGCGCGAACGGGACCGTCGGGATCCGCAACCACGTGCTGGTGCTGCCGTCGGTGATGTGCGCGAACCACGTCGTCGAGCTGATCGGGCGCAAAGTTCCGGATGTCGTGACCGTGCAGCACCCCACCGGCTGTTCGCAAGTCGGCGCGGACTTCGAGCAGACGAAGCGCACGATGGCGGGCTTCGCGGCGAACCCGAACGTCGCGGCGGTGCTGGTCGTCGGGCTCGGCTGCGAGACGAACGAGTCGAAGGCGCTCGCCGAAGAGATCGCCGCGCGCGGCCAGCGGGTCGAGGTGATCGGGATTCAGGAGTCGGGCGGGACGACCGAGACGATCGCGCGCGGCGTGGCGATCGCGAAGCAGCTGCTGGAAGAAGCGGCGCGGCACGAACGCACCGAGTGCCCGGTGAGCGCGCTGATCGTCGGCACGGAATGCGGCGGGAGCGACGGCTTCAGCGGGATCACGGCGAATCCCGCGCTCGGCTGCGCCAGCGATCGCGTCGTTGCGGAAGGCGGCACGGTGATCCTCGCCGAGGTGCCGGAGCTGGTCGGCGCGGAGCACCTGCTCGCGGCGCGCGCGAGCGAGCCCGTCGCGGCGAAGCTGTACGAGCTGATCGAGCGCGTCGAGGCGCGCGCGCGGGCGATGCACGTCGACATGCGCGGCGGCAACCCGACCCAGGGGAACATCGCCGGCGGGCTGACCACGATCGAAGAGAAGTCGCTCGGCGCCGCGTACAAGGGCGGCTCGACGGAGCTGCGCGAGGTCGTCGAGTACGCCGAGCGGCCGTCCGAAACGGGGCTGGTCGTGATGGACACGCCGGGCCAGGACATCGAGCAGCTCACCGGGATGATCGCCGGCGGCGCGCAGGTGGTCGTCTTCACGACCGGGCGCGGAACGCCGACCGGCTCGCCGATCGCGCCGGTGATCAAGGTGGCGACCAACACGGCAATGTTCGAGCGCATGCGCGAGAACATGGACGTCAACGCGGGCGCGATCGTCGACGGGACGCGCACGCTGGAAGAAGTCGGCGAGGAGATCTTCGGGTGGATCGTCGACGCCGCGAACGGGCGCGAGCCCGCGGCGGAAGAGCTTGGCTTCCGCGACTTCGCGATCAACCGCATCGGGCCGTCGTTCTGATCCTTCGACGAGCTCAGGATGACAATGTAGCTGCACACTGCACTCTGGAAAGGAGCGTTCGTTGGTGAGACTCGACCGGAAGAGGTTTCTTGCGACGACCGGCGCGGCGGCGGCCGCTGCCGCCGTCGGATTTCCCGCCGTCGTGGGCGCAGCTGCGGAGCCGATTCGGCTCGGCACCATTCCGTGCTTGACCGGTTCGAACGCGCTGCTCGGCCAGCAGGAGCACGAGGGGATCGCGCTGGCGGTCGAAGAGATCAACGCGCGACCCGACAAGGTCTACGGGGGCCGGCCGTTCGAGATCGTCGAGGAAGACGCGACGAACGACAACCAGTCGGCCGTGGCGGCGCTGAACAAGCTGCTCGGCGAGAACGTCGTCGCGGTCGTCTGCCCGGTGCTCTCGACGCAAGTGCAGGCGATGGCGCCGGTGATGAAGACGCACGAGATTCCCTGGATGACGGGCGGCACAGCGGTGAAGAACACGCAGCTCGGCGTGCCGGGGATGTTCCGCCTGCGCGCCTCCGACGCCATTACCGCCGCCGGAATGACGAACTTCGCCGTGAAGGACAAGAAAGGCAAGAAAGTCGCCATCCTTCACGCGAGCGACGCGTTCGGCACCGGCGGTGCCGATCAGATCGTGCAGGACCTCAAGAAGCTCGGCCTCGACCCGGTCGCCAACGAGCAGTATCCGAAGGACGCCAAAGACTTCACCGCTGAGATCCTCAAGATCAAGCAGGCCGGCGCCGACGTGCTCCTGACGTACATCCAGAACCCGAGCGACACGGCGATCATCCTCAAGCAGATTCGCTCGCTCGGGCTCGGCATCCCGATCATCGGCTCGCCCTCGCTCACCAATCAGACGGCAATGGAGGTTGCCGGAAAAGACGCGAACGGCGCGTACGGCGCCGTCGACTTCATCGTTGGGTTCAACTCGAACGTCGCGACCCACTTCCTGACGGCGTTTTTCAACAAGTACCACCACCTGCCCGACGTCGGAACCGGTTCCGGCTGGGTCTACGACGCGGTCTACATGCTGGCATCCGTGTATAAGAAGCAGCGGTCGACCGATCCGAAGCAGACGATCGCCTCGCTCAAAGGCGTCAAAGGCTGGGAAGGCGTCCTCGGGCGCTTTGACGCCGACGCCGAAGGCAACATGGTGCACTCCGTCTCGATCGGGCAGATTCAGAACGGCAAGCTGCACCTCGTAAAGAAGGTCTCCGGCTAGTGCCGCACCTCGACCCGGTCGCCAACATGCAGCTGCTCGTCAGCGGGCTGGCGATCGGGTCGATCTACGCCCTGGTCGCGCTCGGCTTCGTGCTGATCTACAACGCGGTCGGGGTGGTGAACTTCGCGCAAGGTGAGTTCGTGATGTTCCCCGCCTACGTCGCGGCGACGTTTCTGCTGCCGGCGGTCACGGTGTTCGGGACGGTGGTGCACTGGCAGCTCCCGGTGCTCGCCGTGTACCTGCTGGTGCTGGTGCTGATGGTCGCGTTCGGGCTGGTCTTCAACCGCATCGCATACCATCCGCTGCGCGACCGCGGCTGGCTGCCGGTCGTGATCTCGACGATCGGCGTCTCGATCTTCCTGCGCAACGCCGCCCAGCTGACGTGGGGCAGCCAGCCGCTGGTGATCCCGAGCCTCTTCCCGGTCGACACGGTCGCCGTCGGGCCGCTGCACATCCGGCCGCAGGACTTGGTCATCATCGGCGTCACCGCGCTGCTGATCGCGTTTCAGTACGTGCTGTTCGAGCGCACGACGCTCGGCAAGCAGATGCGCGCGACGGCGCAAGACCGCACCACCGCGCGGCTGATCGGGATCCGGGTCGGCCGGATCGTCGCGATCACGTTCGTCTACAGCGCGCTGCTCGGCACGATTTCGGGGCTGCTCGTCGCGCCGCTGTTCACCGTGACGAAGGAGATGGGCGGGCTGATCGCGCTCAAGGCGTTCGCCGCCAGCATCGTCGGCGGGTTCGGCAGCATCCCGGGCGCGATCGTCGGCGGCTTGGCGATCGGCGTCGTCGAGACGTTCGGCGGCTTCTACTTCTCCGCCGCGTACGTCGACGCGATCGCGTTCGTGATCTTGATCGCGGTGCTGCTGGTGAAGCCGTCCGGCATCTTCGGGGAACGCGTGGCGGAGAAGGCGTGAGGTATCGCTGGATCGCCGTTGCCGCGCTCGTCGTGGTGCTCGCGCTGCTGCCGAGGATCGCCTCGTCGGACTACGTGCTCACGCTGGTCGACCTCGCCGGAATTTACGCGATCGCGGTGATGGGGCTCGGCATTCTGCTCGGGTTCACCGGGCAGATGTCGCTCGCGCAAGCGGCGTTCTTCGGGATCGGCGCGTACACGTCGGGCTGGATCACCACGCACCTGAACCTGTTCCCGGGGCATCCCGGCTGGTCGGTGTGGGCCGGTATGCTGCTCGCCGTCGCGATGAGCGCGCTGATCGGCGTTATCGTCGGCTATCCCTGTCTGCGGCTCTCCGGGCACTACCTCGCGCTGGCGACGATCGGCTTCGGCATCATCACGCAGCTGGTGCTGATCAACTGGAAGGACGTCACCAACGGCAGCGACGGGATGACCGGGATCCCGCCGCCGGAGATCGGGCCCTGGACGCTCGACACCTACGCGAAGTACTACTATCTCGTGCTGGCCGCCGTGCTCGTCTGCGCGTACGTCGCCTGGCGGATCAAGACGACGCGCCCCGGCCGCGCGCTGCACGCGATCCGCGAGAACGAGATCGCCGCGCGTGCAAGCGGGATCGACGCGACGCGCTACAAAGTCGTCGCGTTCGCCCTCGCCGGCGCGTACGCAGGCCTCGCCGGCAGCCTGCTCGCGCACGACATCAAGTTCCTGAGCCCCGACTCGTACTCGTTCGATCAGTCGGTCGTGTTTCTGGTGATGCTGATCTTGGGCGGCTCGTCCTCGATCGGCGGCGCGATCCTGGGCGCGGTGCTGCTGACGTTCCTGCCCGAGGTGCTGCGGCCGCTGAAAACCTCGTACATCATGGTGTACGGCGCGGCGGTGATCGCGATGATCGTGTTCATGCCGCAGGGACTGGTCGGACTGCTCGCGGCGTTGCGCGCGCGCTTTCAAGGCGGCTCGCCGCCGCCCGACGTCGCGCCCGCCGGGCTCGTCGGCGAGGCGGAGCCCGGGACCGCATGAGCATTTCGAACGCGCGCGCAGCAGCGCAGAGCGGGCTGCTCGAAATTCGCGGCTTGATCAAGCGCTTCGGCGGCGTGACGGCGGTCAACGCGCTCGACATGACGGTCCGGGCCGGCGACGTCCACGCGCTGATCGGACCGAACGGCTCGGGCAAGACCACCACGCTCAACGTGATCTCCGGGTTGTACCGCGCGGACGGCGGCTCGATCCGTTTCGACGGCGCCGAGATCGCGGGACGTCCCGCGCACGCGATCGCGGCCGGCGGGATCGCGCGCACCTTTCAGAACATCCGGCTGTTCGGCGAGCTGACCGTCGCGGAGAACGTGATGATCGGCCGCCACGCGCGCACGCGCACCGGCTTTTTCGGCGCGCTGTTGCCCGGCGGCGCGACGGCGCGCGAAGAGCGCGAGACGCGCGAGCGCGCGCACGAGCTGCTGCGGTTCGTCGGCTTGGAGAACGTGGCCGGGGCGCCGGCGCGCAGCTTGCCGTACGGCGACCAGCGGCGGGTCGAGATCGCGCGCGCGCTCGCGAGCGAGCCGCGCCTGCTGCTGCTCGACGAACCAGCGGCCGGGATGAATCCCTCGGAGACCGACGCGCTGGTCGCGCTGCTGCGCACGATCCGCGCGCAGGGGACGACGCTGCTGCTGATCGAGCACGACATGAACCTCGTGATGTCGGTCAGCGACACGATCACGGTGCTGAACTTCGGCCAGCACATCGCCGAAGGACCGCCGGCCGAGGTCGCGCGCAACCCCGACGTGATCACCGCGTACCTGGGCGGAACGCTCGATGCTGCTTGAGATCGACGGGCTGGTCGTTCGCTACGGCGCGGTGGAGGCGCTGCACGGGATCTCGCTCGGCGTCGAAGCGGGCGAGATCGTCGCGCTGCTCGGCGCGAACGGTGCCGGCAAGAGCACGACGCTCAA
Coding sequences within:
- a CDS encoding UxaA family hydrolase, translating into MPLSDDGAALRLKDDDDVAVALRPLAPGDTVRFAGGAPAVSLASEIPTGHKFATRPIPAGALIRKYGQVIGRASAPIGAGEHVHVHNVEGTRGRGDLEEAVR
- a CDS encoding UxaA family hydrolase, translating into MSAASAAKTFMGYRRANGTVGIRNHVLVLPSVMCANHVVELIGRKVPDVVTVQHPTGCSQVGADFEQTKRTMAGFAANPNVAAVLVVGLGCETNESKALAEEIAARGQRVEVIGIQESGGTTETIARGVAIAKQLLEEAARHERTECPVSALIVGTECGGSDGFSGITANPALGCASDRVVAEGGTVILAEVPELVGAEHLLAARASEPVAAKLYELIERVEARARAMHVDMRGGNPTQGNIAGGLTTIEEKSLGAAYKGGSTELREVVEYAERPSETGLVVMDTPGQDIEQLTGMIAGGAQVVVFTTGRGTPTGSPIAPVIKVATNTAMFERMRENMDVNAGAIVDGTRTLEEVGEEIFGWIVDAANGREPAAEELGFRDFAINRIGPSF
- a CDS encoding ABC transporter substrate-binding protein, producing MRLDRKRFLATTGAAAAAAAVGFPAVVGAAAEPIRLGTIPCLTGSNALLGQQEHEGIALAVEEINARPDKVYGGRPFEIVEEDATNDNQSAVAALNKLLGENVVAVVCPVLSTQVQAMAPVMKTHEIPWMTGGTAVKNTQLGVPGMFRLRASDAITAAGMTNFAVKDKKGKKVAILHASDAFGTGGADQIVQDLKKLGLDPVANEQYPKDAKDFTAEILKIKQAGADVLLTYIQNPSDTAIILKQIRSLGLGIPIIGSPSLTNQTAMEVAGKDANGAYGAVDFIVGFNSNVATHFLTAFFNKYHHLPDVGTGSGWVYDAVYMLASVYKKQRSTDPKQTIASLKGVKGWEGVLGRFDADAEGNMVHSVSIGQIQNGKLHLVKKVSG
- a CDS encoding branched-chain amino acid ABC transporter permease, yielding MQLLVSGLAIGSIYALVALGFVLIYNAVGVVNFAQGEFVMFPAYVAATFLLPAVTVFGTVVHWQLPVLAVYLLVLVLMVAFGLVFNRIAYHPLRDRGWLPVVISTIGVSIFLRNAAQLTWGSQPLVIPSLFPVDTVAVGPLHIRPQDLVIIGVTALLIAFQYVLFERTTLGKQMRATAQDRTTARLIGIRVGRIVAITFVYSALLGTISGLLVAPLFTVTKEMGGLIALKAFAASIVGGFGSIPGAIVGGLAIGVVETFGGFYFSAAYVDAIAFVILIAVLLVKPSGIFGERVAEKA
- a CDS encoding branched-chain amino acid ABC transporter permease, whose amino-acid sequence is MRYRWIAVAALVVVLALLPRIASSDYVLTLVDLAGIYAIAVMGLGILLGFTGQMSLAQAAFFGIGAYTSGWITTHLNLFPGHPGWSVWAGMLLAVAMSALIGVIVGYPCLRLSGHYLALATIGFGIITQLVLINWKDVTNGSDGMTGIPPPEIGPWTLDTYAKYYYLVLAAVLVCAYVAWRIKTTRPGRALHAIRENEIAARASGIDATRYKVVAFALAGAYAGLAGSLLAHDIKFLSPDSYSFDQSVVFLVMLILGGSSSIGGAILGAVLLTFLPEVLRPLKTSYIMVYGAAVIAMIVFMPQGLVGLLAALRARFQGGSPPPDVAPAGLVGEAEPGTA
- a CDS encoding ABC transporter ATP-binding protein; this translates as MSISNARAAAQSGLLEIRGLIKRFGGVTAVNALDMTVRAGDVHALIGPNGSGKTTTLNVISGLYRADGGSIRFDGAEIAGRPAHAIAAGGIARTFQNIRLFGELTVAENVMIGRHARTRTGFFGALLPGGATAREERETRERAHELLRFVGLENVAGAPARSLPYGDQRRVEIARALASEPRLLLLDEPAAGMNPSETDALVALLRTIRAQGTTLLLIEHDMNLVMSVSDTITVLNFGQHIAEGPPAEVARNPDVITAYLGGTLDAA